One Candidatus Omnitrophota bacterium DNA window includes the following coding sequences:
- a CDS encoding PilZ domain-containing protein: MQERRNNPRVGISFPVECKTLPSQKYFYTVCKDLSMVGVKIVSNTFIPRDSLLKLHVNLVDAVVDLKAKLVWCNKDRMADRYSAGLQFIELNEKGKKSLSHFLGKVFAT; this comes from the coding sequence ATGCAAGAAAGAAGAAATAACCCCAGAGTAGGAATATCTTTCCCGGTTGAGTGCAAAACTCTTCCTTCTCAGAAGTATTTTTATACCGTTTGCAAGGATCTAAGTATGGTTGGAGTAAAGATAGTAAGCAATACCTTTATTCCTAGAGATAGTCTTTTAAAATTACATGTTAACCTTGTTGATGCAGTGGTCGACTTAAAGGCCAAACTTGTTTGGTGCAATAAAGATAGGATGGCTGATCGTTATTCAGCTGGTCTTCAATTCATTGAGTTAAATGAGAAAGGCAAGAAGTCGCTTTCCCATTTTTTAGGGAAAGTTTTTGCAACTTAG
- a CDS encoding mitochondrial fission ELM1 family protein, translated as MNFFKKSKPAIAPESVIKNFGLVSERRKGIAKFKYDVLLIEKHGKKRVVIRESTTLIGGETRHFEFDAQGITRLKEALASALKMV; from the coding sequence ATGAATTTTTTTAAAAAATCGAAACCAGCTATTGCACCGGAAAGTGTAATTAAAAATTTTGGCTTAGTCAGTGAGCGACGTAAAGGCATAGCTAAGTTTAAGTACGATGTTTTATTGATTGAAAAACACGGTAAAAAGAGGGTAGTCATAAGAGAAAGTACCACTTTAATTGGTGGTGAAACACGTCATTTTGAGTTTGATGCCCAAGGGATAACGCGCCTGAAAGAGGCTTTAGCTAGCGCCCTAAAGATGGTATAG